The following proteins are encoded in a genomic region of Arcobacter suis CECT 7833:
- the gmhB gene encoding D-glycero-beta-D-manno-heptose 1,7-bisphosphate 7-phosphatase, with translation MFLDRDGVINHDYGYVSQIDKFQFIDGVFDACKYFINLGYEIIIITNQSGIGRGYYSKDDFKNLTNWMIKEFNKKGIEILKVYFCPHSPTETCECRKPKIGMIQQSLNDFNIDLQNSWLIGDKKSDIETAINANISNKILISQYKKNSEFLNIASNLIDTINIIKN, from the coding sequence ATTTTTCTAGATAGAGATGGTGTAATAAACCATGATTATGGTTATGTAAGCCAAATTGATAAGTTTCAATTTATTGATGGTGTTTTTGATGCTTGTAAATATTTTATAAATTTAGGTTATGAAATTATTATTATTACGAACCAATCAGGAATAGGAAGAGGATATTATTCAAAGGATGATTTTAAAAATTTAACAAATTGGATGATAAAAGAGTTTAATAAAAAAGGTATTGAAATATTAAAAGTATATTTTTGTCCCCATTCACCTACTGAAACCTGTGAGTGTAGAAAACCCAAAATTGGTATGATTCAACAATCTTTAAATGACTTTAATATTGATTTACAAAATTCTTGGCTTATTGGTGATAAAAAAAGTGATATTGAAACTGCAATAAATGCAAATATTTCAAATAAAATATTAATCTCTCAATATAAAAAGAATTCTGAATTTTTAAATATTGCGAGTAATTTAATAGATACAATAAACATAATTAAAAATTAA